The genomic segment TTTTCGTACATATTCAGCCCTAAAGGGATACCGATTTTGCCACGCTTGCCTTCCACCTGCTGTAAAGCTTTAATGCGGTTGAGTTTATATGTATACATATTGGGCAGCGGTGTACTTTTTTTAACACCCAACGGGCGCTCGCACTTGTTGCCAGAAATATATTTTTTGCCGTCTGCAAAGGTGTTGACCGTAAGATTACAGCGATTGTTACATAACCCACACTGTACCGCTTTGGAGGTGTGCTTAAATGTGGCGAGTTTGTCCGGTTTCATCGTTGTGGATGCGCTGAGGTTCATATCTCGCGCGTGCAGTGCCGCACCATAAGCCCCCATCAAGCCGGCAATGGTTGGGCGGATTACATGCTTGCCAAGCTCTTTTTCAAAGCTGCGCAGTACCGCATCGTTATAAAAAGTACCGCCCTGCACTACAATTTTATCGCCCAATTCGTCGGCACTATGGGCACGAATTACCTTATAGATGGCGTTTTTAACTACACTCATGGAAAGACCGGCAGAAATATCTTCTACACTTGCCCCTTCTTTTTGTGCTTGTTTTACCGATGAGTTCATAAAAACAGTACAACGCGAACCCAAATCGACGGGATACTGCGAAAAAATACCGTGCTTCGAGAAATCTTCAATTTCATAGCCCATACTGCGCGCAAAAGTTTCGATAAAAGAGCCACAGCCCGAAGAACATGCTTCGTTGAGCAAAATGGAATCGACAGAATCATTTTTCACCTTAAAACACTTCATATCCTGTCCGCCGATATCAAGAATAAAATCTACCTCAGGGCAAAAGAATTTTGCTGCTTTAAAATGCGCCATCGTCTCAACAATGCCTGCATCCATATCAAAAGCGCTTTTAATAAGTTCTTCGCCGTACCCTGTTACAACACTTGCACGGATAAACACGCGATCTGCACATAGCTGCCATATTTTTATGAGCTGATCCCGTATAATATCCACAGGGTTGCCTCGGTTGGAGCTGTAGTAACTGTATAAAATCTCGGCTTGTTCACTAATCAGCACCACTTTTGTGGTGGTACTTCCGCAGTCGATGCCGAGGTAAGCATTTCCGCTATATTCTTCAATCGCAATTTGGGGTGTGGTTGCTTTGGCGTGGCGGTTAACAAACGCGCGGTAATCGTCTTCGTTCGAAAATAGCGGCTCAAGATAATGCGAACTGCGTACTTCATTGGCAGTATCTTCCATTCGTTCAATTAGTTCTTTAAAAGTCATCTCTTCGGTATTATTGCGAGAAAACACCGCAGATCCAATCGCAACCGAAAACTGGCCAAGTTCAGGGAAGATAGCATTTTCTTCTGTAAGTTTTAATGTTTCAACAAAACGTTTTCGCAGTCCCTTGAAAAAGAACAGAGGTCCGCCAAAAAAACCGATGCGCCCCTCTATTCTTCTGCCTTGTGCAAGCCCCGTTATGGTTTGGTCTACTACTGCCTGAAAGATGGACGCGGCTATGTCGGCTTTTGCAGCACCTTGATTGAGCAGCGGCTGAATATCTGATTTTGCAAAAACACCGCACCGCGAAGCAATGGGATAAATACGATGAGCCTGCAAGCTGAGCCGGTCAAGTTCATCCATAGAAACATCCAGCAACGTTGCCATCTGGTCTATAAACGCACCGGTACCTCCTGCGCAGGTACCATTCATACGTTCTTCAACACCACCGGTTAAAAATAATATTTTTGCATCTTCTCCGCCAAGTTCAATTACAATGTCGATAGGCTTACCGGAATGGCGAACAGCTTCGCCCGTTGCAAAAACTTCTTGAATAAACTCAAGTTTTGCAGCCTTTGCAACACCAAAGCCTGCCGAGCCGGAGATAGCAACTTTAAAAGGGCGCGTACCAATTGCATTTTTGGCTTTTTTAAATATCTCTGCGGTTTTCTGGCGCACCTGCGAATAATGGCGCTCATAGTGCTTAAAAAGTATTTCATCATTATCCATTACCACAACTTTTACCGTTGTGGAACCAATATCAATTCCTATGCTCAGGCTCATATATACACCTTCTTTTTTATAATCCTGCACGCAGCTTCTTATAAGTATATGATGTAGCGGCAATTTTCAGCCCCATAAATTAAAACGAACCATCACTCAAAATTACTGCAACCTGTTGGTTTGATGCAGTTTATTATATTTATTAATCATTCTGTTGTGTTTTATAAACTGACAAATAACGACACAATACTATTATAACACTCACAGAACAGTTGTTCTATTCATACACTTGCCAAATTAAGCACCGTCTTGTCGTAATTTAGGTGCATTTTGCTATCAGTAATTTTTAGACATTATGCATATAAAAAACACGACCTTGGCAAGGAAAGCTTCGTTTTCTTTTGCGAAAAATTTTATGGATATGCTATATTTCAGAGAATGTCCGTATAGAAAAAAGCCCTCTGCATAAACACGCAAAGGGCATTTGATTTAAAACTAAGGAAGTTTACTTCCTAAACTTTTTGCTTTTTAAAAAATAAACCATACCAATAATAAGTACAATCAGGTTGAGTGCTATGCCCACCATAACCATAGCTGTACTGCCAATGTTATTGCCTATTACAGAAACCCAGTTGCAGGCAGAAAGTATAAACATCAGAACCGAAAAAAAGCGCATTGAGGTTTCTTCATTGTACTTTGCTCGCACGGTTTCATCCTTGCCAAGAACCCAGTCTGCGCACTTACCCATGCGAAATGCAATACCCAATGCCAGAAATGCAAGAGCAAGCAGCAAATCCCATGTACTATCCATTTCTACATCTCCTGTCTTTATTCATAATATAGACATGATACCATTGCGCATCGGGGCAAATAGTATGATCGGCACAGCGCCCTTTACGCAAAACGCGGTTATTTAATCGCATCGCCGTTATTATACCATAATATTACGGTAAATGGAAACAAAACCATTTTTGAGCCGAGCAGTTGATGTAAAGAAAAACATCCCATAACCATAATGATTTTATTGCCACCCCGATGCGTTATTATACCACAACCGCGTTACGTTTGTGGTATAATAACATTAAAAATAAATTTTGCTATGCAAAGTAATAGT from the Hydrogenoanaerobacterium saccharovorans genome contains:
- a CDS encoding acyl-CoA dehydratase activase, producing MSLSIGIDIGSTTVKVVVMDNDEILFKHYERHYSQVRQKTAEIFKKAKNAIGTRPFKVAISGSAGFGVAKAAKLEFIQEVFATGEAVRHSGKPIDIVIELGGEDAKILFLTGGVEERMNGTCAGGTGAFIDQMATLLDVSMDELDRLSLQAHRIYPIASRCGVFAKSDIQPLLNQGAAKADIAASIFQAVVDQTITGLAQGRRIEGRIGFFGGPLFFFKGLRKRFVETLKLTEENAIFPELGQFSVAIGSAVFSRNNTEEMTFKELIERMEDTANEVRSSHYLEPLFSNEDDYRAFVNRHAKATTPQIAIEEYSGNAYLGIDCGSTTTKVVLISEQAEILYSYYSSNRGNPVDIIRDQLIKIWQLCADRVFIRASVVTGYGEELIKSAFDMDAGIVETMAHFKAAKFFCPEVDFILDIGGQDMKCFKVKNDSVDSILLNEACSSGCGSFIETFARSMGYEIEDFSKHGIFSQYPVDLGSRCTVFMNSSVKQAQKEGASVEDISAGLSMSVVKNAIYKVIRAHSADELGDKIVVQGGTFYNDAVLRSFEKELGKHVIRPTIAGLMGAYGAALHARDMNLSASTTMKPDKLATFKHTSKAVQCGLCNNRCNLTVNTFADGKKYISGNKCERPLGVKKSTPLPNMYTYKLNRIKALQQVEGKRGKIGIPLGLNMYENIPFWHEFFTMLGFEVVLSDISSTELYNKGRYSIPSDTVCYPAKLMHGHIESLLEKGVDTIFYPCLTYNFDEEKGDNHYNCPVVAYYPELMRANIAKLQDITFMYPYFGLHRPKDFVKKAYAYFHGYYADMTQSEIKVAVKKAYECYYKWQNDLILEGAKVIEYAKKNKLQMVVLAGRPYHIDPEINHGIDQLISSFGIVVLSEDCVSDLVLPQRVNVLNQWTYHSRLYNAAKYCTLHQDTELVQLVSFGCGIDAITTDEVRDILERSGKLYTQLKIDEINNLGAAKIRIRSMLGAIEERRNTAKGGMHHAARQ
- a CDS encoding DUF3784 domain-containing protein, with product MDSTWDLLLALAFLALGIAFRMGKCADWVLGKDETVRAKYNEETSMRFFSVLMFILSACNWVSVIGNNIGSTAMVMVGIALNLIVLIIGMVYFLKSKKFRK